The following proteins are co-located in the Bradyrhizobium sp. AZCC 2176 genome:
- a CDS encoding DUF3551 domain-containing protein, giving the protein MRILAVAILAIGAASAAAPAQAQTYDPNYPVCLHVYGRINYYECSYTSLPQCNMSASGRAAQCILNPYFAHASQDPSARRYKRYRNGY; this is encoded by the coding sequence ATGCGCATTCTGGCTGTGGCAATTTTGGCAATCGGAGCGGCCTCGGCAGCGGCACCGGCGCAGGCACAGACTTACGATCCCAATTATCCGGTTTGCCTGCATGTTTATGGCAGGATCAACTATTACGAATGCAGCTATACCTCCCTGCCTCAATGCAACATGTCGGCGTCGGGCCGCGCGGCGCAATGCATACTCAATCCCTATTTCGCACATGCATCTCAAGACCCGTCGGCACGCCGCTACAAGCGGTACCGCAACGGCTACTGA
- a CDS encoding DUF3551 domain-containing protein, with translation MRKAILAVLAASGLAALGAAPAEAVGTRYPFCLQGDEYPGLSHCTFTSYEQCQATASGRFLTCIANPYYIGEREPPPTAYRPLPGRALPPAPGYGRY, from the coding sequence ATGCGTAAAGCGATTCTAGCCGTGCTGGCCGCGAGTGGATTGGCCGCACTCGGCGCCGCGCCTGCCGAAGCGGTCGGCACCCGATATCCGTTCTGCCTTCAGGGAGACGAGTATCCGGGGCTGAGCCACTGCACTTTCACGAGTTACGAGCAATGCCAGGCGACGGCTTCGGGACGTTTTCTCACCTGCATCGCCAATCCCTATTATATCGGCGAGCGCGAACCGCCGCCGACCGCGTATCGCCCGCTGCCTGGCCGCGCGCTGCCGCCTGCCCCCGGCTACGGCAGATACTGA
- a CDS encoding outer membrane protein, with protein MKKVLLVTASLIALGATAPAVAADLAARPYTKAPPMIAALYDWSGFYIGANGGWGSSRNCWDFLPVAGGVASDGCHDASGGTIGGQIGYRWQAGTWVFGVEAQGNWADFEGSNVALSDPRFRNESRIDAFGLFTGQVGYAANNVLFYVKGGAAVTSNEYRAFAVATNTLAGTTNDDTRWGGVVGVGLEYGFAPNWSVGVEYNHLFMQDRTYTFTNPAGGFFANERISQDVDLVTARLNYKFGGPVVAKY; from the coding sequence ATGAAGAAGGTTTTGCTTGTTACGGCCAGTCTGATCGCGCTCGGCGCGACTGCGCCGGCTGTTGCTGCGGATCTCGCTGCGCGTCCTTACACCAAGGCGCCTCCGATGATCGCCGCTCTGTATGACTGGAGCGGATTCTACATCGGCGCCAACGGCGGTTGGGGTTCGAGCCGTAACTGCTGGGACTTCCTGCCGGTTGCCGGCGGCGTTGCTTCCGATGGTTGCCATGACGCGTCGGGCGGCACAATCGGTGGCCAGATCGGCTATCGGTGGCAGGCCGGCACTTGGGTGTTCGGCGTTGAAGCGCAGGGCAACTGGGCCGACTTCGAGGGCAGCAATGTGGCTCTGTCCGATCCGAGGTTCCGCAACGAGTCGCGGATCGACGCGTTCGGCCTGTTCACTGGCCAAGTCGGTTACGCCGCCAACAATGTCCTGTTCTACGTCAAGGGCGGCGCGGCTGTGACCTCGAACGAGTACCGTGCGTTTGCGGTCGCCACCAACACGCTCGCTGGCACCACCAACGACGACACCCGCTGGGGTGGCGTGGTCGGCGTCGGCCTCGAATACGGCTTCGCTCCGAACTGGTCGGTTGGCGTCGAGTACAATCACCTGTTCATGCAGGACCGTACCTACACCTTCACCAACCCGGCTGGCGGCTTCTTCGCCAACGAACGCATCAGTCAGGACGTCGATCTCGTCACGGCCCGCCTGAACTACAAGTTCGGCGGCCCGGTCGTCGCGAAGTACTGA
- the dnaE gene encoding DNA polymerase III subunit alpha, with protein sequence MSSAGFVHLHVHSAYSLLKGSIKIAKLGELAKADRQPALALTDTDNMFGALEFSDKMAGYGIQPIVGCELAVDFGDQDPNARNALAATPSRIVLLAARERGYRSLMRLNSRAFLETPVHQSPHIKLEWLEGDAEDLIALTGGPDGPISLALHADHAALASARCERLASLFGDRLYIELQRHGIDKERRTETGLIDLAYAKGLPLVATNEPYFASNDDYEAHDALLCIAGGKLIAETDREQLTPDHRFKTRAEMAVLFADIPEALASTVEIAERCSFRPKTRKPILPRFTVGAGSGSDAASEEAGELKRQAEEGLARRLQVHGLSPGTTEEEYQNRLAFEIDVINRMNYAGYFLIVSDFIKWAKAHDIPVGPGRGSGAGSLVAYSLTITDLDPIRFGLLFERFLNPERVSMPDFDIDFCQDRRGEVIDYVQQRYGRDQVAQIITFGTLQARGVLRDVGRVLQMPYGQVDKLTKLVPQNPAAPVTLAQAIESEPKLQAFRDEDPVVARAFDIAQRLEGLTRHASTHAAGIVIGDRPLSELVPLYRDPKSDMPVTQFNMKWVEPAGLVKFDFLGLKTLTVLDVAVKLLRQRNIQVDLATLPIDDAPSYQMLARGDVVGVFQVESQGMRRALIDMRPDRFEDIIALVALYRPGPMANIPTYCARKHGDEEPEYLHPILEPILKETFGVIIYQEQVMQIAQVMAGYSLGDADLLRRAMGKKIRAEMEKQRAVFVAGAVKNGVPKGQADTIFELLAKFADYGFNKSHAAAYALVSYHTAYMKAHYPVEFLAASMTLELNNTDKLSEFRAEAQRLGIKVEAPNINRSGATFEVGENTIYYALAALKGVGPQAVELIVEERKKGAFTSLADFAARVNPRAINKRVIESLAAAGAFDTLDSNRARVFAGADAILAACQRSHEAATIGQNDMFGNASDAPTIMLPQIEPWLPAERLRREYDAIGFFLSGHPLDDYATVLKRLRVQSWAEFSRAVKTGATAGRVAATVVSRMERRTKTGNKMGIMGLSDPTGHFEAVLFSEGLAQYRDVLEPGAAVLLQLGAELQGEDVRARVLHAEPLDDAAAKTQKGLRIFVRDTKPLESIARRLNMPEAAPNGAAKGLPAKPAPAPSGGADGDVSLVMMLDLQTEVEMKLPGRFKVSPQIAGAIKAVAGVVDVQTL encoded by the coding sequence ATGTCCAGTGCCGGATTCGTTCATCTCCACGTTCATTCGGCCTATTCGCTGCTGAAGGGCTCCATCAAGATCGCCAAGCTCGGCGAACTGGCCAAGGCCGACCGCCAGCCGGCGCTGGCGCTGACCGACACCGACAACATGTTCGGGGCGCTGGAATTCTCCGACAAGATGGCGGGCTACGGCATCCAGCCGATCGTCGGCTGCGAGCTCGCGGTCGATTTCGGCGACCAGGATCCGAACGCGCGCAATGCGCTGGCCGCGACGCCATCGCGAATCGTGTTGCTGGCGGCGCGCGAGCGCGGTTACCGCAGCCTGATGCGGCTGAACTCGCGGGCGTTTCTGGAAACGCCGGTGCATCAATCCCCGCATATCAAGCTCGAATGGCTGGAAGGCGACGCCGAGGATCTGATCGCGCTGACCGGCGGCCCCGACGGGCCGATCTCGCTGGCGCTGCATGCCGATCACGCAGCTCTTGCGAGCGCCCGTTGCGAGCGGCTTGCGAGCCTGTTCGGCGATCGCCTCTATATCGAATTGCAGCGCCACGGCATCGACAAGGAGCGCCGCACCGAAACCGGCCTGATCGATCTCGCCTATGCCAAGGGATTGCCGCTGGTCGCGACCAACGAGCCATATTTCGCATCGAATGACGATTACGAAGCCCACGACGCGCTGCTCTGCATCGCCGGCGGCAAGTTGATCGCCGAGACCGACCGCGAGCAGCTCACGCCCGATCACCGCTTCAAGACCCGCGCCGAGATGGCGGTGCTGTTTGCCGACATTCCGGAAGCGCTGGCCTCTACTGTCGAGATTGCGGAGCGCTGTTCGTTTCGCCCGAAGACGCGAAAGCCGATCCTGCCGCGCTTCACGGTCGGCGCCGGCTCAGGCTCTGACGCGGCAAGCGAGGAGGCCGGGGAGCTGAAGCGCCAGGCCGAGGAGGGGCTCGCCAGGCGCCTGCAGGTTCATGGCCTGTCGCCCGGCACAACGGAAGAGGAGTACCAGAATCGTCTCGCCTTCGAGATCGACGTCATCAACCGCATGAACTATGCGGGCTACTTCCTGATCGTGTCGGACTTCATCAAATGGGCCAAGGCCCACGACATTCCGGTCGGTCCCGGCCGCGGTTCCGGCGCCGGTTCGCTGGTCGCCTATTCGCTGACCATCACTGACCTCGATCCGATTCGTTTTGGCTTGCTGTTCGAGCGCTTCCTCAATCCCGAGCGCGTCTCGATGCCGGACTTCGACATCGACTTCTGCCAGGACCGCCGCGGCGAGGTGATCGATTACGTGCAGCAGCGCTACGGCCGCGATCAGGTCGCGCAGATCATCACCTTCGGAACGCTGCAGGCGCGCGGCGTGCTGCGCGACGTCGGCCGTGTCCTGCAGATGCCGTATGGCCAGGTCGACAAGCTGACAAAACTGGTGCCGCAAAATCCGGCCGCACCGGTGACGCTGGCGCAGGCGATCGAGAGCGAGCCCAAGCTGCAGGCGTTCCGCGACGAGGATCCGGTGGTGGCGCGCGCCTTCGACATCGCCCAGCGCCTCGAAGGCCTGACGCGCCACGCCTCGACCCACGCGGCCGGCATCGTGATCGGGGACCGCCCGTTGAGCGAACTGGTGCCGCTCTACCGCGATCCCAAATCCGACATGCCGGTGACCCAGTTCAACATGAAATGGGTCGAGCCGGCCGGGCTGGTGAAATTCGACTTCCTCGGCCTGAAAACGCTGACCGTCCTCGACGTCGCGGTAAAACTGCTCAGGCAGCGCAACATCCAGGTCGATCTGGCGACGCTGCCGATCGACGATGCGCCGAGTTACCAGATGCTGGCGCGCGGCGACGTGGTCGGCGTGTTCCAGGTGGAAAGCCAGGGCATGCGGCGCGCGCTGATCGACATGCGGCCCGACCGCTTCGAGGACATCATCGCGCTGGTGGCGCTCTATCGCCCGGGCCCGATGGCCAACATCCCGACCTATTGCGCGCGCAAGCATGGCGACGAGGAGCCGGAATATCTGCACCCGATCCTGGAGCCGATCCTGAAGGAGACGTTCGGCGTCATCATCTACCAGGAACAGGTGATGCAGATCGCGCAGGTGATGGCCGGCTATTCGCTCGGCGACGCCGACCTGCTGCGCCGCGCGATGGGCAAGAAGATCCGCGCCGAAATGGAAAAGCAGCGCGCGGTGTTCGTCGCCGGCGCGGTCAAGAACGGCGTGCCGAAGGGGCAGGCCGACACGATCTTCGAACTGCTCGCAAAATTCGCCGACTACGGCTTCAACAAGAGCCACGCCGCGGCTTACGCGCTGGTGTCTTATCACACCGCCTACATGAAGGCGCATTACCCGGTGGAGTTTTTGGCCGCGTCGATGACGCTCGAACTCAACAACACCGACAAGCTCTCGGAATTTCGCGCCGAGGCGCAGCGGCTCGGCATCAAGGTCGAGGCGCCGAACATCAACCGTTCCGGCGCCACCTTCGAGGTCGGCGAAAATACGATCTATTACGCACTCGCTGCGCTCAAGGGCGTCGGCCCGCAGGCGGTGGAGTTGATCGTGGAAGAGCGGAAGAAGGGCGCCTTCACCTCGCTCGCGGACTTCGCGGCGCGGGTCAATCCGCGTGCCATCAACAAGCGCGTGATCGAAAGCTTGGCGGCCGCCGGCGCCTTCGACACGCTCGACTCGAATCGCGCGCGGGTCTTTGCCGGCGCCGATGCCATTCTCGCCGCCTGCCAGCGCAGCCACGAAGCCGCAACGATCGGTCAGAACGACATGTTCGGCAATGCGTCCGACGCGCCGACCATCATGCTGCCGCAGATCGAGCCGTGGCTGCCGGCGGAGCGGCTGCGGCGCGAATACGACGCCATCGGCTTCTTCCTGTCAGGCCATCCGCTCGACGACTACGCGACCGTGCTGAAGCGGCTGCGGGTGCAGTCCTGGGCGGAATTCTCACGCGCCGTGAAGACCGGCGCGACGGCGGGGAGGGTCGCCGCGACCGTGGTGTCGCGGATGGAGCGGCGCACCAAGACCGGCAACAAGATGGGCATCATGGGGCTATCAGATCCGACCGGTCATTTCGAAGCCGTGCTGTTTTCCGAAGGCCTTGCGCAATATCGCGACGTATTGGAGCCAGGGGCTGCCGTATTGCTGCAGCTCGGCGCCGAACTGCAGGGCGAAGATGTGCGCGCCCGGGTGCTGCATGCCGAGCCGCTGGACGACGCCGCCGCCAAGACGCAAAAGGGCCTGCGTATTTTCGTGCGCGACACCAAGCCGCTCGAATCGATCGCGCGACGGCTCAACATGCCGGAAGCCGCGCCAAACGGTGCGGCAAAGGGCCTGCCGGCGAAGCCCGCGCCCGCGCCATCGGGTGGTGCCGATGGCGACGTCTCGCTCGTCATGATGCTCGACCTCCAGACCGAGGTGGAGATGAAGCTGCCGGGCCGCTTCAAGGTCTCGCCGCAGATCGCCGGTGCGATCAAGGCGGTGGCCGGCGTGGTGGACGTGCAGACGCTATAG
- a CDS encoding VOC family protein: MPNFSFVLLYVENPPASASFYSDLLGRPIVESSPTFAMLPLSEGVMLGLWSRKTVEPAAAAQPGAGEVAFTVDDAAAVEATFADWKKRGLNILQQPVQMDFGTTFVAADPDGHRLRVFVPAAA; the protein is encoded by the coding sequence ATGCCAAATTTCAGCTTCGTTCTGCTCTACGTCGAGAACCCGCCGGCCAGCGCCAGCTTCTATTCCGATTTGCTCGGCCGGCCCATTGTCGAAAGCTCGCCGACCTTTGCGATGCTGCCGCTGTCGGAAGGCGTAATGCTGGGATTGTGGTCGCGCAAGACCGTGGAGCCGGCAGCCGCCGCGCAACCCGGCGCCGGCGAAGTTGCGTTCACCGTCGATGATGCCGCCGCGGTCGAGGCGACCTTTGCCGACTGGAAGAAGCGCGGGCTGAACATCCTGCAGCAGCCCGTGCAAATGGATTTTGGCACCACCTTTGTCGCGGCCGATCCCGATGGCCATCGCCTGCGCGTGTTCGTCCCGGCGGCGGCATGA
- a CDS encoding helix-turn-helix transcriptional regulator, whose protein sequence is MSRAQRLLDLIQLLRGYRRAVSGAVLAEALGISLRTLYRDIETLNAQGAPIDGEPGVGYVLRPGFMLPPLMFSEDEIEAIVLGSRWVADRTDAALSGAARSALAKIAAVLPRDLKDGLDTSGLLIGPAQAIAAGDAELPLIRQAIRTERKLRIGYIDGSGRSSKRTIWPFALGFFDRVRVVVAWCELREGFRHFRTDRIGKVHALDKRYPRRRQVLLKDWRASEGIAER, encoded by the coding sequence ATGTCGCGCGCGCAGCGCCTGCTCGATCTCATTCAGCTTTTGCGTGGCTATCGACGTGCCGTCAGCGGCGCGGTGCTGGCCGAGGCACTTGGGATTTCGCTGCGCACACTCTATCGCGACATCGAAACACTCAATGCGCAGGGGGCGCCTATCGATGGCGAGCCGGGCGTCGGCTACGTGCTGCGTCCGGGATTCATGCTGCCGCCGCTGATGTTCTCGGAAGACGAAATCGAGGCGATCGTGCTTGGCTCGCGCTGGGTGGCGGACCGCACCGACGCGGCCTTGAGCGGCGCCGCACGCAGCGCATTGGCGAAGATCGCGGCCGTGCTTCCGCGCGACCTGAAAGATGGTCTCGATACCTCGGGCCTCTTGATCGGGCCGGCACAAGCGATCGCCGCAGGAGATGCCGAACTGCCGCTCATTCGCCAGGCGATCCGGACCGAGCGCAAGTTGCGAATTGGCTACATCGACGGCAGCGGACGCAGTTCAAAGCGGACCATCTGGCCTTTCGCCCTCGGCTTTTTCGACCGCGTGCGTGTCGTCGTGGCGTGGTGCGAACTCCGTGAGGGTTTTCGGCATTTCCGGACCGACCGCATCGGCAAGGTGCACGCGCTCGACAAGCGCTATCCACGCCGCCGTCAGGTTCTGCTGAAGGATTGGCGTGCGAGCGAGGGAATTGCCGAGCGCTGA
- a CDS encoding CBS domain-containing protein → MKVKDAMHKGVDWVNPDTPITEIAKLMREHDIGCIPIGEDDKLIGMVTDRDIVCKGLANGKFDPSRAQARDVMTEGIHCCREDDDLAKAVHHMETLKVRRLPVINKSKRMVGMISLGDISHFTSGELMSGYVKSVAAHH, encoded by the coding sequence ATGAAAGTTAAAGACGCGATGCACAAGGGCGTCGACTGGGTCAATCCCGACACCCCCATCACTGAAATCGCCAAGCTGATGCGAGAACATGACATCGGCTGTATTCCGATCGGAGAGGACGACAAGCTGATCGGGATGGTGACCGATCGCGACATCGTCTGCAAAGGACTTGCAAACGGCAAATTCGATCCCAGCCGTGCCCAGGCGCGTGACGTGATGACCGAAGGCATCCATTGCTGCCGGGAGGACGATGACCTTGCCAAGGCAGTCCATCACATGGAGACGCTGAAGGTTCGCCGGTTACCGGTGATCAACAAGAGCAAACGCATGGTCGGCATGATCAGCCTGGGTGACATCAGCCATTTTACGTCGGGCGAGTTGATGTCCGGCTACGTGAAGAGCGTTGCGGCCCATCACTGA
- a CDS encoding aminoacyl-tRNA deacylase: protein MTVAPTLQKYLDQSVTYDLIPHAPTMSSTRTAEACHVPGEALAKAVVLRRDGGYMMAVLPASHHLHLSTLKSQLGHKVDLASEKEIAEIFVDCDIGAIPAVGECYGLDVIVDDSIDARRHIYMEGGDHATLIRMEGAQFARLTAKAWRGHFSTHD from the coding sequence ATGACCGTTGCCCCGACCTTGCAGAAGTACCTGGATCAGAGCGTCACCTACGACCTGATCCCCCACGCCCCTACGATGTCATCAACCCGCACAGCCGAGGCCTGCCATGTGCCGGGCGAGGCGCTGGCCAAGGCCGTCGTGCTCCGCCGTGACGGCGGCTACATGATGGCCGTCCTTCCGGCCTCCCATCATTTGCATCTGTCGACCCTGAAAAGTCAGCTCGGCCATAAGGTCGACCTGGCGAGCGAAAAGGAGATCGCCGAGATATTTGTCGATTGCGACATCGGAGCCATCCCGGCGGTTGGCGAGTGCTACGGGCTGGACGTCATCGTCGACGACAGCATCGATGCGCGGCGGCACATCTACATGGAAGGCGGCGATCACGCCACGCTGATCCGCATGGAAGGCGCGCAGTTCGCGCGATTGACGGCGAAGGCCTGGCGCGGCCACTTCAGCACGCACGATTGA
- a CDS encoding caspase family protein, which translates to MRVARSLSILSVCLVAMSGLAGHPNTAAAQQPEKRIALVVGNAGYVKSPLATAANDAGLIAQTLQAAGFDVIGARDLDGDTLRKSFRDFIQKAESSGPDTVAMVYLAGYGLQLAGENYFVPVDSAINRDTDVPIEALRTGDYIRQLASLPLKAGIVVLDAARQQPFVNGQIAGGLALVEADPHMLIAFNAAPGTVAPAEQGSYGIYAQSLAEMIRTGGLPLPEVFNRVRLRVNEASKGAQVPWDSQKVDAAFTFFERAPDAPAAAAPDQVAAIRDKPIRDLGVQDAYAAVLERDTLQGYEDFLAAYPGDPMAKRVRAIAAARREAITWRRTYRADTPNAYWSYLRRYPNGPHAADARRRLAILTAPLEPPPTFDVIDYDVPPPPPEEIIYVDRPVLAFGDPEFDFVAPPPPPVYYLPPPPDDFVVLEPPPPPIGLFILPQPFFVPIPVYVRPPRYVAPPPNNIIFANIHNRAVINNVINRPPQAAQPVAGIGAKGIGPAGAPAAAVAPRQGGATPTLPPAVAQRATLIQQGKAPVPPSATINPAVKAGLPGAPAGQTGRPNATQPANAPGTLPSTQPLPRTNALPVPGARGAPPAPPSAAVSPGAVNPNARLVPGASPPGSAAPTAPRGATGAAAPTAPAGQQPRVAAPPPGAAASPKPTAAVAPKPQLQPELRRAPPPSAVHVARPPPPAARVAPAPPPPRMAAPPPRMAAPSPPAARMAAPPPPRMAAPSPPPARMAAPPPPRMAAPSPPPARMAAPPPPRMAAPPPPRMAAPAPRPAAPPPAAAARKCLPGARC; encoded by the coding sequence ATGCGGGTAGCAAGAAGTTTGTCGATCCTCTCGGTGTGTCTCGTCGCGATGTCCGGACTGGCGGGACATCCGAACACCGCCGCCGCGCAGCAGCCGGAAAAACGCATTGCGCTGGTGGTCGGCAATGCCGGCTATGTGAAGTCGCCGCTGGCGACGGCAGCCAACGATGCCGGACTGATCGCGCAGACCTTGCAGGCGGCCGGCTTCGATGTGATCGGCGCGCGCGATCTCGACGGCGACACGCTGCGCAAGAGTTTTCGCGATTTCATCCAGAAGGCCGAAAGCTCCGGGCCGGACACGGTCGCGATGGTGTACCTGGCCGGTTACGGGCTGCAGCTCGCGGGCGAGAACTATTTCGTGCCGGTCGATTCCGCGATCAACCGCGATACCGACGTGCCGATCGAGGCGCTGCGGACCGGCGACTACATCCGCCAACTCGCCTCGCTGCCGCTGAAGGCCGGAATCGTCGTGCTGGATGCGGCGCGGCAGCAGCCTTTCGTCAACGGACAGATCGCAGGCGGTCTCGCTTTGGTCGAGGCGGACCCGCATATGCTGATCGCGTTCAACGCGGCGCCCGGAACGGTGGCGCCGGCCGAGCAGGGATCGTACGGCATCTACGCCCAGTCGCTGGCCGAGATGATCCGCACCGGCGGATTGCCGCTGCCGGAGGTGTTCAATCGCGTGCGACTTCGCGTCAACGAAGCGAGCAAGGGCGCGCAGGTGCCTTGGGACAGCCAGAAGGTCGATGCGGCCTTCACGTTCTTCGAGCGCGCCCCGGATGCGCCTGCCGCGGCGGCGCCGGATCAGGTCGCGGCCATCCGCGACAAGCCGATCCGCGATCTCGGCGTGCAGGATGCCTACGCCGCCGTGCTGGAGCGCGACACGCTGCAAGGCTATGAGGATTTTCTCGCGGCCTATCCCGGCGATCCCATGGCAAAGCGGGTGAGGGCGATCGCGGCGGCGCGGCGCGAAGCGATCACGTGGCGGCGCACCTACCGCGCCGACACGCCGAACGCCTATTGGTCATATCTGCGACGCTATCCGAATGGGCCTCACGCCGCCGACGCGCGCCGCCGCCTTGCCATTCTCACCGCGCCGCTCGAGCCGCCACCGACGTTCGACGTCATCGACTACGACGTGCCGCCGCCACCGCCGGAGGAGATCATCTATGTCGACCGGCCGGTATTAGCCTTCGGCGATCCCGAGTTTGATTTTGTCGCGCCGCCACCGCCGCCGGTCTATTACCTGCCGCCGCCGCCGGATGACTTTGTGGTGCTGGAGCCACCGCCGCCGCCGATCGGCCTGTTCATCCTGCCGCAGCCTTTCTTTGTGCCGATACCAGTCTATGTGAGGCCGCCGCGCTATGTGGCGCCGCCGCCGAACAACATCATCTTTGCCAATATCCACAACAGAGCCGTCATCAACAACGTCATCAACAGACCGCCTCAAGCAGCTCAACCCGTGGCCGGGATTGGCGCCAAGGGTATCGGACCCGCGGGCGCCCCGGCGGCGGCAGTCGCGCCGAGGCAAGGTGGCGCCACCCCGACGTTGCCGCCTGCGGTCGCGCAACGGGCTACGCTGATCCAGCAGGGCAAAGCACCGGTGCCGCCGAGCGCCACGATCAATCCTGCGGTGAAGGCTGGTTTGCCCGGTGCTCCGGCAGGGCAGACCGGAAGGCCGAACGCGACGCAGCCGGCGAATGCGCCGGGTACGCTACCTTCGACCCAGCCTTTGCCGAGGACCAATGCGCTGCCGGTTCCCGGCGCCCGGGGCGCGCCGCCTGCGCCTCCAAGCGCTGCGGTATCGCCGGGGGCAGTCAATCCGAACGCAAGGCTTGTGCCGGGAGCGTCGCCGCCAGGATCTGCCGCGCCGACCGCGCCCCGTGGCGCTACCGGGGCGGCTGCTCCGACGGCTCCGGCAGGCCAGCAGCCAAGGGTCGCAGCGCCGCCGCCCGGCGCCGCCGCGTCGCCAAAGCCCACCGCTGCAGTTGCACCGAAACCCCAATTGCAGCCTGAGCTGCGGCGAGCCCCGCCACCGTCCGCGGTGCACGTGGCAAGGCCACCACCGCCAGCAGCCCGCGTCGCTCCGGCGCCTCCACCACCGCGTATGGCCGCCCCGCCGCCGAGAATGGCCGCGCCATCCCCGCCAGCCGCGCGTATGGCCGCGCCGCCTCCACCGAGGATGGCTGCGCCATCCCCGCCACCCGCGCGTATGGCCGCGCCACCTCCACCGAGGATGGCTGCGCCATCCCCGCCACCCGCGCGTATGGCCGCGCCACCTCCACCAAGGATGGCCGCACCACCGCCGCCCCGGATGGCTGCGCCAGCGCCGCGTCCGGCTGCGCCTCCGCCGGCGGCGGCAGCCAGGAAGTGCCTGCCGGGCGCTCGATGCTGA
- a CDS encoding 30S ribosomal protein S2, with translation MALPDFSMRQLLEAGVHFGHQSHRWNPKMQDYIFGARNNIHIIDLAQTVPMLHRALQAVSDTVAKGGRILFVGTKRQAQDGVAEAAKRSAQYFVNSRWLGGTLTNWKTISGSIKRLRHLDEVLSSGEANSYTKKERLTLQRERDKLDRSLGGIKDMGGLPDMIFVIDTNKEDIAIQEAQRLNIPVAAIVDTNSDPKGITFVVPGNDDAGRAISLYCDLIARAAIDGISRAQGDHGIDIGAAVQPAREEIPAAPQPTGFQGLAGPRGTADNLKKLTGVSGAIEKKLNDLGIFHYWQLAELDHDTAHKIGEEVGLPSRADAWVAQAKTLTAEAE, from the coding sequence ATGGCGCTACCCGATTTTTCCATGCGTCAGCTCCTTGAAGCTGGCGTGCACTTTGGCCACCAATCGCACCGCTGGAATCCTAAGATGCAGGATTACATCTTCGGTGCCCGCAACAACATCCACATCATCGATCTCGCCCAGACCGTGCCGATGCTGCATCGCGCGCTGCAGGCGGTGTCCGACACCGTCGCCAAGGGCGGCCGTATCCTGTTCGTCGGCACCAAGCGCCAGGCGCAGGACGGCGTCGCCGAAGCGGCCAAGCGCTCGGCGCAGTATTTCGTCAATTCGCGCTGGCTCGGCGGCACGCTGACCAACTGGAAGACGATCTCGGGCTCGATCAAGCGCCTGCGTCATCTCGATGAGGTGCTCTCGTCCGGCGAGGCCAACTCCTACACCAAGAAGGAGCGGCTGACGCTGCAGCGCGAGCGCGACAAGCTCGACCGTTCGCTCGGCGGCATCAAGGACATGGGCGGTCTTCCCGACATGATCTTCGTGATCGACACCAACAAGGAAGACATCGCGATCCAGGAAGCGCAGCGGCTCAATATTCCCGTTGCCGCGATCGTCGACACCAATTCCGACCCCAAGGGCATCACCTTCGTGGTGCCGGGCAATGACGACGCCGGCCGCGCCATTTCGCTGTATTGCGACCTGATTGCCCGCGCCGCCATCGATGGCATATCGCGCGCCCAGGGTGACCACGGCATCGACATCGGCGCCGCCGTTCAGCCGGCCCGCGAGGAGATTCCGGCAGCTCCCCAACCGACCGGTTTCCAGGGTCTGGCCGGTCCGCGCGGCACCGCCGACAACCTCAAGAAGCTTACCGGCGTGTCGGGTGCGATCGAGAAGAAGCTCAACGACCTCGGCATCTTCCATTACTGGCAGCTCGCCGAGCTCGACCACGATACCGCCCACAAGATCGGCGAAGAGGTTGGCCTTCCGAGCCGGGCCGATGCCTGGGTCGCCCAGGCCAAGACCCTGACCGCGGAAGCGGAATAA